In Shouchella patagoniensis, the following are encoded in one genomic region:
- a CDS encoding Fur family transcriptional regulator has translation MDFNQCIRFLESEGVRCTTQRKAILQYILKNRNHPTAMEIYKDLVNRRLSNSLANVYANLDLLEKVELIRAIRYQKVPAKYEMATEAPHCHIVCDKCGGIKDLHYLSHSETLRKAVLNDTGFRLVDLSYELRGICQGCHEAHTL, from the coding sequence TTGGACTTTAATCAATGTATTCGTTTTTTAGAGAGCGAGGGGGTTCGATGTACAACTCAAAGAAAAGCGATTCTGCAATATATACTTAAGAATAGAAATCATCCGACAGCAATGGAGATATATAAAGACTTAGTGAATCGACGTTTAAGCAATAGCTTGGCAAATGTTTATGCGAACCTTGATCTTTTAGAAAAAGTAGAACTAATTCGTGCAATACGTTATCAAAAAGTTCCAGCTAAGTACGAAATGGCTACCGAAGCTCCGCATTGTCACATTGTCTGTGATAAATGTGGGGGGATAAAGGATTTGCATTATCTATCGCATTCAGAAACATTGAGAAAAGCTGTATTAAACGACACTGGATTTCGCCTTGTAGATTTAAGCTACGAGTTGCGAGGAATTTGTCAAGGTTGTCATGAGGCACACACATTATAA
- a CDS encoding metal-binding protein ZinT yields MKKSFLLASLLVSVITLAACQDSEEGTTANDNSSDNSNETQETEVIESAEIEVEGLGDHYHTGDTIELTAVLNEDVDYDHWHWYTKESEQTEWDVSSGQQGETFIEEATTNGLEIKATLYDDDHEVYAESEPVTIVIDDHHGHDEESKQIYKGYFEDDQVGDRELSDWEGDWQSVYPYLLDGDLDEVFEHKAEEGDMTAEEYKEYYSNGYETDVERIIIEDGHVTFFRDGQEFSGDYEYDGYEILTYEAGNRGVRFIYTLVDETDDMPQYIQFSDHLISPTDSSHYHLYWGDDREELLDEVTHWPTYYPSNLDADGIVRDQLAH; encoded by the coding sequence TTGAAGAAATCATTTTTATTAGCAAGTCTACTGGTTTCAGTCATCACTTTAGCAGCTTGTCAAGATTCAGAAGAAGGAACAACTGCTAATGACAATTCATCAGATAATTCCAATGAAACGCAAGAAACAGAAGTAATCGAGTCAGCAGAAATTGAGGTAGAAGGTTTAGGTGATCATTATCATACGGGCGACACGATAGAATTAACTGCTGTACTCAATGAAGATGTCGATTATGATCACTGGCATTGGTACACAAAGGAAAGTGAACAAACTGAATGGGACGTTTCCTCTGGTCAACAGGGTGAAACTTTTATTGAAGAAGCAACCACAAATGGTTTAGAAATTAAAGCCACACTTTATGATGATGATCATGAAGTATATGCAGAATCCGAACCAGTTACTATTGTCATTGATGATCACCATGGTCATGATGAAGAAAGTAAACAGATTTATAAAGGTTACTTCGAAGATGACCAAGTAGGAGATCGTGAATTATCGGATTGGGAAGGAGATTGGCAATCAGTTTACCCTTACCTTTTAGATGGTGACCTAGACGAAGTCTTTGAACATAAAGCAGAAGAAGGCGATATGACAGCAGAAGAATACAAAGAATACTATTCAAACGGGTATGAAACAGATGTAGAACGTATCATTATTGAAGATGGCCATGTAACTTTCTTCCGTGATGGACAAGAATTTTCAGGAGACTATGAATACGACGGATACGAAATTCTTACTTACGAAGCCGGTAATCGTGGCGTGCGCTTTATTTATACATTAGTAGATGAAACAGATGATATGCCGCAATACATTCAATTCAGTGACCACTTAATTTCTCCTACAGACTCTAGCCACTATCATTTATATTGGGGAGATGATCGTGAAGAATTATTAGATGAGGTCACTCATTGGCCAACTTATTATCCTTCTAATTTAGACGCAGACGGTATAGTTCGTGACCAATTAGCACACTAA
- a CDS encoding metal ABC transporter solute-binding protein, Zn/Mn family, giving the protein MKRKMFQTLLVSSTTITVLFGCQSQDTQDTDTNNEEANISVVASFLPIYEFTKQVAGDRAEVQLMVSQGQDAHHYEPSAQDLAALNEADVFVYSSEEMEFWVGSLFNTLENDDLIIARSADGLNQAEHESHSHGEEMNQAESGSVQIEGVADHYHTGDDIELTAELTGDENYDHWHWYERENANEEWIAVSGQFSETFTLEAPEESFEIQAVIYDNNHNVYAESEPVEINIDNHDSHEHNHENDNHDDSQEDHSQSESEEDIEIIGLADHYHTGDVVTLVAELNEQTDYEHWHWFIREDTDQEWEAALDQNTDHFEYKTTGESFEVKAVLYDDDHNVHAESSSVSVLIDDHEDQDPHIWLDPVLAQDQVIAIRDALIEADPDGTKIYEENAEAFVEELKALDEDFQTTLEDAERRVFVVQHQAFGYLADRYDLEQIAIGGLSTEVEPSPSRMAEIGELVKENDVPVIYYQQGASSSIAQTVATETGTETAVLYDLEVLSEELIANDLGYLEAMRHNLEALQTSIY; this is encoded by the coding sequence ATGAAGCGAAAAATGTTCCAAACTCTATTAGTAAGTTCCACTACAATAACAGTTCTTTTCGGTTGTCAGTCACAAGATACACAGGATACGGACACTAATAACGAAGAAGCTAACATTTCTGTTGTAGCTTCTTTTTTACCAATTTATGAATTTACTAAACAAGTAGCTGGTGATCGAGCAGAAGTTCAACTTATGGTCTCCCAAGGACAGGATGCTCATCATTATGAGCCTAGTGCGCAGGACTTGGCAGCTTTGAACGAAGCCGACGTTTTTGTCTATAGCAGTGAGGAAATGGAGTTTTGGGTCGGAAGTTTATTTAATACTTTAGAAAATGACGATCTTATTATCGCAAGGTCTGCAGATGGGCTTAATCAAGCGGAGCATGAGAGTCACTCACATGGGGAGGAGATGAATCAAGCAGAATCTGGTAGCGTACAAATAGAAGGCGTGGCTGATCATTATCATACTGGAGATGATATTGAGTTAACAGCGGAGTTAACAGGAGATGAAAATTATGACCACTGGCATTGGTACGAACGAGAAAATGCTAATGAAGAATGGATAGCTGTTTCTGGGCAATTCTCGGAAACTTTTACTCTTGAAGCCCCAGAAGAGAGTTTCGAAATTCAAGCAGTTATTTATGATAATAATCATAATGTCTATGCCGAATCTGAACCAGTAGAAATCAACATCGATAATCATGATAGCCATGAGCACAATCATGAAAATGATAACCATGATGATTCTCAAGAAGATCATAGTCAGTCAGAATCTGAAGAGGATATTGAGATTATTGGCTTAGCAGACCATTATCATACAGGTGATGTTGTTACACTTGTTGCAGAGCTTAATGAGCAGACAGATTATGAACACTGGCATTGGTTTATAAGAGAAGATACTGATCAAGAATGGGAAGCTGCATTAGATCAAAACACCGATCATTTTGAATACAAAACAACAGGAGAAAGCTTCGAAGTAAAGGCTGTGCTTTACGACGATGATCATAATGTCCATGCAGAATCAAGTTCTGTTTCTGTATTAATTGATGACCACGAAGATCAAGATCCTCATATTTGGCTTGACCCGGTTCTGGCACAAGATCAGGTCATTGCTATTCGTGATGCTTTAATTGAAGCCGACCCAGATGGAACGAAAATTTATGAAGAAAACGCAGAAGCTTTTGTGGAAGAACTCAAGGCTTTAGATGAAGATTTCCAGACCACATTGGAAGATGCAGAACGCCGTGTCTTTGTCGTACAGCATCAAGCTTTTGGCTACCTTGCAGATCGCTATGATTTAGAACAAATTGCAATCGGAGGGCTATCTACTGAAGTCGAACCAAGTCCATCCCGAATGGCGGAAATTGGCGAGCTAGTTAAAGAAAATGATGTGCCTGTTATCTATTACCAACAAGGGGCTAGCTCATCCATCGCTCAAACTGTTGCTACAGAGACAGGGACAGAAACAGCTGTATTGTATGATCTAGAAGTACTCTCTGAAGAATTAATTGCCAATGATTTAGGTTATTTGGAAGCGATGCGCCATAATCTAGAAGCATTGCAAACCAGCATCTACTAA
- a CDS encoding metal ABC transporter ATP-binding protein — protein sequence MYYIKVDDLAFHYEKELVLSNISFELNPGDFVMLTGENGAAKTTLIRNILGLLKPSIGQVSLSSKNRYGKKLVVGYVPQQVASFNVGFPSTVLELVQSGRYQRDKWFTKLTNEDKEQVRRSLESVGMWEMRYKMIGELSGGQKQRISIARVFATDPDLFILDEPTTGMDSQSREEFYKLLRHNCDKHGKAILMVSHDHGELRNYVNKHIELVRKEGLPWRCFSMDSCKELSKPRFSFH from the coding sequence ATGTACTACATTAAAGTAGATGATCTTGCTTTTCATTATGAAAAGGAACTTGTCTTATCAAATATTTCATTCGAATTAAATCCAGGGGACTTTGTGATGCTAACTGGCGAGAATGGAGCTGCAAAAACCACTTTAATACGTAATATCTTAGGATTACTTAAACCCTCAATCGGACAAGTTAGCTTGTCGTCAAAAAACCGCTATGGAAAGAAACTAGTAGTTGGATATGTCCCTCAACAAGTGGCTTCGTTTAATGTTGGCTTTCCCAGTACTGTATTGGAACTAGTCCAGTCTGGACGTTATCAAAGAGACAAATGGTTTACAAAACTAACTAATGAAGACAAAGAGCAAGTCAGACGCTCCCTTGAATCGGTAGGGATGTGGGAAATGCGCTATAAAATGATCGGCGAATTATCGGGCGGACAAAAACAGCGTATCTCAATAGCACGTGTATTTGCTACTGATCCAGATTTATTTATATTAGATGAACCAACAACCGGAATGGATAGCCAATCACGTGAGGAATTTTATAAATTGCTAAGACATAACTGCGATAAGCATGGAAAAGCTATTCTAATGGTGTCTCACGATCATGGCGAACTCCGGAATTATGTTAATAAACATATTGAACTCGTACGGAAGGAGGGATTGCCTTGGAGATGTTTCTCTATGGATTCATGCAAAGAGCTTTCCAAGCCTCGCTTCTCATTTCATTGA
- a CDS encoding metal ABC transporter permease — protein MEMFLYGFMQRAFQASLLISLIAPLLGLFLILRRQSLMADTLAHVSLAGVALGLLVNINPTWTNILMVIVIAVLLEFLRMLYRTYSEVSIAILMSAGMALALFLMSLNQGGTTLNINQFLFGSIVTISTQQIWMLCILTGIILSLYFIFRKAMYVLVFDEDTAFTAGLPIKTMSILFNVLTGVTIAIIMPIVGALLVSAILILPAAISMRLSKSFARTILIGIPIAATGMLSGLVTSYEYGTPPGATITLILITIFGITISLKKLAKLFKVKGSPYRRQT, from the coding sequence TTGGAGATGTTTCTCTATGGATTCATGCAAAGAGCTTTCCAAGCCTCGCTTCTCATTTCATTGATTGCGCCCTTGTTAGGATTATTCCTCATATTACGCCGGCAGTCACTTATGGCAGACACGCTGGCACATGTTTCCTTAGCCGGTGTAGCGTTAGGATTATTAGTCAATATCAACCCTACATGGACTAATATTTTAATGGTAATAGTAATTGCAGTTCTATTGGAATTTTTGCGTATGTTATATCGGACATATTCTGAAGTCTCTATTGCCATTCTAATGTCAGCCGGAATGGCCTTAGCTTTGTTTCTAATGAGTTTGAACCAAGGCGGTACAACACTGAATATCAACCAATTTCTTTTCGGTTCCATCGTTACAATTAGTACACAACAAATATGGATGCTGTGCATATTGACTGGTATAATTTTGTCCTTATACTTCATATTTCGTAAGGCAATGTACGTACTGGTTTTTGATGAGGATACGGCTTTTACAGCTGGGTTACCAATAAAAACTATGTCTATTTTGTTTAATGTGTTAACGGGGGTAACCATAGCTATTATCATGCCCATTGTTGGGGCGTTATTAGTGTCGGCAATTTTAATTTTACCTGCAGCGATTTCTATGCGCTTGAGTAAAAGCTTTGCACGCACAATTTTAATAGGAATTCCAATTGCAGCAACAGGCATGTTAAGCGGGTTAGTTACTTCATATGAGTATGGTACACCACCAGGAGCAACAATTACTTTAATTTTAATTACTATATTTGGAATTACTATTTCTTTAAAAAAACTAGCAAAGTTATTCAAGGTCAAAGGAAGTCCTTATAGAAGACAAACTTGA
- a CDS encoding N-acetylmuramoyl-L-alanine amidase produces the protein MNIVKDYVPITHRNRPSFPMTPLYITIHETGNEKEGATARMHARYLKLSTTAVSWHYTVDDQDIAYQHLPTNENGWYAGDGRDGMGNRQSIGIELCVNKGSDFEKTRRNAAMLVLLLQEKYDIPLRNVVTHQQWSGKNCPRFILAAGGINAFHALITQVKQDQGAKKKEGKDALPESAKRAGEASPGTSIVDWMKAQGMNSSYESRAKLAGEKGIVSYRGTAAQNETLLGLLQKETGKQAPKKRPTPRKGEGIVDYMKRAGMNSSYVNRERLARVYGISGYRGTGKQNMRLLKLIAEGD, from the coding sequence ATGAACATCGTCAAAGATTATGTCCCGATTACACATCGAAACCGTCCAAGTTTTCCAATGACCCCTCTGTATATAACGATCCATGAAACCGGAAACGAGAAAGAAGGCGCAACGGCTCGGATGCATGCCCGCTACTTGAAGTTGTCAACAACTGCGGTAAGTTGGCATTATACCGTTGACGATCAAGACATCGCGTATCAGCATTTGCCTACAAATGAAAACGGATGGTATGCGGGTGACGGAAGAGACGGGATGGGCAACAGGCAATCGATCGGCATCGAACTATGCGTGAACAAAGGGAGTGACTTTGAGAAAACAAGGCGGAACGCAGCTATGCTTGTCCTCCTCTTACAAGAGAAATACGACATTCCACTGCGCAACGTCGTCACACACCAACAGTGGAGTGGCAAAAACTGCCCTCGATTTATCCTTGCCGCAGGTGGAATCAACGCCTTTCACGCACTTATCACGCAAGTGAAACAAGACCAAGGAGCGAAGAAAAAGGAAGGCAAAGACGCCCTGCCGGAATCGGCTAAGCGCGCGGGCGAGGCATCTCCGGGCACGAGCATCGTTGATTGGATGAAGGCACAGGGCATGAATTCAAGCTATGAAAGCAGAGCCAAGCTAGCTGGGGAAAAGGGGATTGTTAGCTACCGAGGGACGGCGGCACAGAACGAGACGCTACTTGGACTGCTACAAAAAGAGACGGGGAAGCAAGCGCCGAAAAAACGACCGACACCGAGGAAAGGTGAGGGAATCGTGGATTATATGAAACGAGCAGGGATGAATTCGAGTTATGTTAATCGCGAAAGGCTCGCGCGTGTCTATGGAATAAGTGGATACAGGGGAACAGGGAAGCAGAATATGCGTTTGCTGAAGCTCATCGCAGAAGGGGATTAG
- a CDS encoding YvrJ family protein — MEDWVTLVSNVGFPIAVASYLLVRLEPVVKELQQSIAGLAHVIENERNKE, encoded by the coding sequence ATGGAAGATTGGGTCACGCTTGTCTCAAACGTTGGCTTTCCAATCGCAGTCGCTTCCTACTTGCTTGTGCGGCTAGAACCGGTTGTAAAAGAATTGCAGCAATCGATTGCTGGGTTGGCGCATGTCATTGAAAACGAACGGAACAAGGAGTGA
- a CDS encoding DUF2922 domain-containing protein, with the protein MNEMTLELRFRTDEGQLITFRVPAPKDNLTEEEVSQAMDTLLEQNVFYGNASMIASKVDARIVTRAVETIAV; encoded by the coding sequence ATGAATGAAATGACGCTTGAACTCCGCTTTCGTACAGACGAAGGCCAATTGATTACGTTCCGTGTACCTGCGCCAAAAGACAATTTGACCGAAGAAGAAGTTAGCCAGGCGATGGATACACTCCTTGAACAAAACGTCTTTTACGGCAACGCCTCCATGATTGCATCAAAAGTGGATGCGCGAATCGTGACAAGAGCGGTTGAGACGATTGCGGTTTAG
- a CDS encoding DUF1659 domain-containing protein: MARKQPYSQRLTMAMENGFTDSGNPLFRRFGFNVKPDADIDALYVVATTFANLCNLELGEITLTENSYLRPSPNS, encoded by the coding sequence ATGGCTAGAAAACAACCCTACTCCCAGCGTCTAACGATGGCGATGGAGAATGGCTTCACCGACTCAGGCAATCCTTTGTTTCGCCGTTTTGGTTTTAATGTCAAACCGGACGCCGATATTGATGCACTCTATGTAGTCGCAACAACGTTTGCCAATCTATGCAACTTGGAACTTGGTGAGATAACGCTAACGGAAAACAGTTATTTGCGTCCGAGCCCAAACAGTTAA
- a CDS encoding N-acetylmuramoyl-L-alanine amidase: protein MKRVILDPSHGGSDVGDTGFGVREKDVTLLVAKATADALMGFPVEVMLTREVDRFLSEDARIRMANEWNSDLYVSIHVNAGSERGFESYVYHEASQETKQMQVMIHREVTKRLKVNDFGLKEGVLGQLHQAKMPAVLTKSVFIDNHEEARRLRDRRVIQMMALSHADGIIKALELDSEMEDVPMYRVHINGHPVGAYQEVDSLVREVTTHYGKAKSIRLELV, encoded by the coding sequence ATGAAACGGGTAATTCTTGATCCAAGTCATGGTGGAAGTGATGTTGGCGATACGGGTTTTGGTGTGAGAGAAAAAGACGTGACGCTGCTTGTGGCGAAAGCAACGGCAGATGCGTTAATGGGTTTTCCTGTTGAAGTGATGCTAACGCGGGAAGTGGATCGTTTTTTATCAGAGGATGCACGAATTCGCATGGCAAATGAGTGGAACAGCGATTTATACGTCAGTATTCACGTAAATGCAGGAAGTGAAAGGGGCTTTGAGTCTTATGTGTACCATGAGGCAAGTCAAGAAACAAAACAGATGCAAGTCATGATTCATCGTGAAGTGACAAAAAGACTGAAGGTGAACGACTTTGGTTTAAAGGAGGGCGTCTTAGGTCAGTTGCATCAAGCGAAGATGCCGGCGGTGCTCACAAAAAGTGTGTTTATCGACAACCATGAAGAAGCGAGGAGGTTAAGAGATCGTCGTGTGATTCAGATGATGGCGTTGAGTCATGCCGATGGCATTATCAAGGCGCTCGAGCTTGATTCGGAGATGGAAGATGTGCCGATGTACCGTGTTCATATTAATGGTCATCCGGTAGGTGCGTATCAAGAGGTTGATTCCTTAGTACGCGAAGTAACGACTCATTATGGCAAAGCGAAAAGCATTCGATTGGAGTTGGTTTAA
- a CDS encoding ATP-binding protein, protein MLQKAGSLLLSNIRKQYSDETLLERYQCQGCEQEVSVYQTVLQIGPNKGYESKEMLGCKCEDLALARMVQARKHALKVKGNQDFFDEFSLVNEDLRHATLETYVPQTKTQADALALSYRYTREFNRKQARGILFSGGTGVGKSHLARAMTKELINKGFSGLFITVPQLLTVIKSSYDRASKKSEYELLQRLKSIALLVLDDIGSEYKKDDGNGWAVSKLFEIIDARLGKATIYTTNYGAEQLHKEIGDRNYSRLIYQSTLLRIDGPDFRYRKKGGQAGGNETGNS, encoded by the coding sequence GTGTTGCAGAAAGCTGGAAGTCTATTGTTGAGCAATATCCGGAAGCAGTATTCTGATGAAACGTTGCTTGAAAGGTATCAGTGCCAAGGGTGTGAGCAAGAGGTATCGGTCTACCAAACCGTGTTGCAAATAGGACCAAATAAAGGCTACGAAAGCAAAGAAATGCTTGGTTGTAAATGCGAAGATTTGGCGCTTGCGCGTATGGTTCAAGCGAGGAAGCATGCGCTTAAAGTCAAAGGCAATCAAGATTTCTTTGACGAGTTTAGTTTAGTGAACGAAGATTTGCGCCATGCGACGCTTGAAACGTATGTACCGCAGACAAAAACACAAGCCGATGCGCTCGCCTTAAGCTACCGTTACACCCGTGAATTTAACCGAAAACAAGCGCGGGGCATTCTCTTTAGCGGTGGGACAGGCGTTGGCAAAAGTCACCTTGCGCGAGCGATGACAAAAGAGTTGATTAATAAAGGTTTTAGTGGGCTTTTTATAACCGTTCCCCAGTTATTAACGGTCATTAAGTCCTCATACGACCGGGCCAGTAAGAAAAGTGAGTATGAATTGTTGCAGCGATTAAAATCAATAGCGCTATTGGTGCTTGATGACATCGGCTCTGAGTATAAAAAAGACGATGGCAATGGCTGGGCAGTTAGTAAGTTGTTTGAAATCATTGATGCAAGGCTTGGAAAAGCGACGATCTATACAACCAACTATGGAGCCGAACAATTGCATAAAGAAATCGGAGATCGTAATTACTCGCGATTGATTTATCAATCGACACTGTTACGAATCGACGGACCTGACTTCAGGTATCGAAAAAAAGGAGGACAAGCAGGTGGAAATGAAACGGGTAATTCTTGA
- a CDS encoding DnaD domain protein: MFQELYVQFVIAQQRQTFSKSAIVLYEALLYQACVRDAAAFAWPTANLLATCGICRSTLYRCRGELVEAGLIQFEPCAKKAAFYTLLTEAECVDDSHAQMAQETVVESVSRPSENAMETVAQPRVDMVQATMEKRVNQTIAQPVVRTGIQTRLKNSCLKELDLKEHKNKTTTTTTSLKSALDRAGFTQVAKASLAELDAWLEEPCFLENRAMVEKAIELAASAPTPSFNYVWGVLKSWKAKGIQTMAEVTREQDEWQQMKWKRKQKKGKSQKREEERRVAESWKSIVEQYPEAVF; encoded by the coding sequence ATGTTTCAGGAACTTTATGTGCAATTTGTCATCGCGCAGCAACGGCAGACGTTTTCAAAGAGTGCGATTGTGCTTTATGAGGCGTTGTTGTACCAAGCGTGTGTTAGAGACGCGGCCGCATTCGCTTGGCCAACTGCTAATTTACTTGCAACCTGTGGCATCTGTCGGTCAACGCTCTATCGTTGTCGCGGGGAACTTGTAGAGGCGGGGTTAATCCAATTTGAGCCATGTGCGAAAAAAGCAGCCTTTTATACGTTGTTAACAGAAGCGGAGTGTGTGGATGATTCGCATGCACAAATGGCACAAGAAACGGTCGTCGAATCGGTCTCACGTCCAAGCGAAAATGCAATGGAAACCGTTGCCCAGCCTCGCGTTGACATGGTCCAAGCAACGATGGAAAAACGTGTGAACCAAACGATCGCACAACCTGTCGTACGCACTGGCATTCAAACGCGTCTTAAAAACAGTTGTTTAAAAGAACTTGATCTTAAAGAACATAAAAACAAAACAACAACAACAACAACGTCGCTGAAATCGGCATTGGACCGGGCGGGTTTTACCCAAGTCGCGAAAGCTTCATTGGCGGAGCTTGATGCGTGGTTAGAGGAGCCTTGTTTTTTGGAAAATCGAGCGATGGTGGAAAAAGCGATTGAACTCGCTGCATCAGCGCCAACTCCTAGCTTTAACTATGTGTGGGGCGTGTTGAAATCGTGGAAAGCAAAAGGCATTCAAACAATGGCTGAGGTAACGCGTGAACAAGATGAATGGCAACAGATGAAATGGAAGCGTAAACAAAAGAAAGGCAAAAGCCAGAAAAGGGAGGAAGAGCGCCGTGTTGCAGAAAGCTGGAAGTCTATTGTTGAGCAATATCCGGAAGCAGTATTCTGA
- a CDS encoding helix-turn-helix domain-containing protein → MKRPRIRGRRKRRSTERNELLIYLRRRHKLSQKEVAEAIGCSQSLYSRIERNVERCGWDKELALAELFQVRVEELFAYYYRVS, encoded by the coding sequence ATGAAAAGGCCTCGTATCAGAGGAAGGCGTAAGCGGCGATCAACAGAACGAAATGAATTGCTGATTTACTTGCGCAGACGTCATAAGCTATCGCAAAAAGAAGTAGCCGAAGCGATTGGTTGTAGTCAATCGCTGTACTCGCGAATTGAGAGGAATGTGGAACGTTGTGGTTGGGACAAGGAGCTGGCTTTGGCTGAATTGTTTCAAGTGCGAGTAGAAGAGTTGTTTGCTTATTACTATCGTGTAAGTTGA
- a CDS encoding dihydropteridine reductase — MQIYWTKINKIIEETPEVKTYLLDCPEGFSWEEGSHTHFALEGFNAGDKPNRSLIRHMSISTLPYEKSIGITTRIKEQCSEFKTILRNLGVGDEVALFKTHSNVPLKREDKNVYLLSSGVGLATFRPLVLDYFERVDNVSHIHSLNIDSSNDFLFTPIFESAPDKKFTSQFVDNRNDYYEEVKNLASDKDGLFYVVGSDEFLKQNIDVLREQGIKPEQIMLDKHEQQLPTFLSPEFI, encoded by the coding sequence ATGCAAATATACTGGACTAAAATAAATAAGATTATTGAAGAAACGCCTGAGGTGAAAACGTACCTGCTCGACTGTCCGGAAGGCTTTTCATGGGAAGAAGGTTCTCATACCCACTTCGCACTTGAAGGGTTTAATGCCGGAGATAAACCCAACCGTAGCCTGATTCGCCATATGTCCATCTCCACTTTACCGTACGAAAAGTCAATCGGTATCACAACACGCATCAAAGAGCAGTGCTCTGAGTTTAAAACGATTTTAAGAAATCTCGGGGTCGGCGATGAAGTTGCATTATTTAAAACGCATTCCAATGTACCACTTAAACGAGAAGACAAAAATGTGTACCTGTTGTCATCAGGTGTCGGCTTGGCAACGTTCAGACCGCTTGTCCTTGATTATTTCGAACGTGTAGACAATGTCAGTCACATTCATTCCTTGAACATCGATTCATCAAACGATTTCTTATTCACGCCTATTTTTGAATCCGCACCTGACAAGAAGTTCACTTCACAGTTCGTCGATAACCGTAACGACTACTATGAAGAAGTGAAAAATCTTGCTTCAGACAAAGATGGATTGTTCTATGTTGTTGGCAGTGATGAATTCCTCAAGCAGAACATTGACGTATTGCGTGAGCAGGGCATCAAGCCAGAACAGATTATGCTCGACAAGCATGAACAACAACTGCCTACCTTCTTATCACCTGAGTTTATTTAA